The following coding sequences lie in one Chanos chanos chromosome 4, fChaCha1.1, whole genome shotgun sequence genomic window:
- the angpt2a gene encoding angiopoietin-2a encodes MLNAGIFILSSCLTLAVAYGTSTDSTGKRQYRIQNGQCSYTFLLPEQENCRNSPSTYSNLVQKDDPAEYDDSMQRLEQLENIMENNTQWLLKLENYIQENMRYDVAQIQRNAVHNHTAAMIEFGTNLLSQTAEHTRKLTNVEAQVINQTTRLELQLLENSLSTNKLEKQLLLQTNEISKLSEKNSFLEKRVEEMEGQRLVELNSLREEKEQLKQLVQRQTDVIKELEQQLLHATSNNSALQRQQQELQETVNNLIDTISVPTLRKSAMMQDTPMQYKDCAAVFKSGNTESGVYTLTLPNTTQQIKAYCDMETDGGGWTILQKRFNGNVDFHRTWKEYKTGFGDTAGEHWLGNEYISLLTNEQPYILRADLMDWEGNSAFSQYDQFSLSSEAQNYRIHLKGYSGTAGKISSLGQPGSDFSTKDADNDKCVCKCSQLTSGGWWFDACGPSNLNGVYYQLGQNTNRFNGIKWYYWKGSGYSLKATTMMMRPADF; translated from the exons atgcttaacgCTGGTATATTCATATTAAGTTCCTGTCTTACTCTGGCAGTGGCGTACGGGACGAGCACTGACTCCACAGGCAAGCGACAGTACCGGATTCAGAATGGCCAGTGCAGCTACACCTTTCTGCTGCCCGAACAGGAGAACTGCAGAAACTCGCCCAGCACCTACAGCAACCTGGTCCAGAAAGACGACCCAGCCGAATACGATGACTCCATGCAGAGACTGGAGCAGTTGGAGAACATCATGGAAAACAACACCCAGTGGCTTCTAAAG CTGGAAAACTACATCCAGGAGAACATGAGGTACGATGTGGCCCAAATTCAGCGCAACGCGGTGCACAACCACACAGCAGCAATGATTGAGTTTGGGACCAACCTGCTCAGTCAGACGGCAGAGCACACACGAAAGCTGACAAATGTGGAAGCACAG GTTATAAATCAAACAACACGGCTTGAACTTCAGCTTCTTGAGAATTCACTGTCAACGaataaactggaaaaacagCTCCTTCTCCAGACAAATGAAATAAGCAAATTGAGTGAAAAGAACAG TTTCCTGGAGAAGCgtgtggaggagatggaggggcAGAGGCTGGTGGAGCTGAATAGcctgagggaggagaaagagcagCTCAAGCAGCTGGTTCAGAGACAGACTGATGTCATCAAGGAGCTGGAGCAGCAGTTGCTCCACGCTACCTCCAACAACTCCGCCCTGCAGCGACAACAACAGGAGCTGCAGGAGACCGTCAACAATCTAATCGACACCATCTCTGTCCCCACCC TGAGAAAGTCAGCCATGATGCAAGACACTCCTATGCAGTACAAAGACTGTGCAGCAGTGTTTAAATCAGGGAACACAGAGAGTGGTGTGTACACTTTGACCTTACCGAACACTACCCAACAGATCAAG GCTTACTGTGACATGGAGACAGATGGAGGAGGATGGACAATACTGCAGAAACGATTCAATGGCAATGTTGACTTTCACCGGACGTGGAAAGAGTACAAAACG GGGTTTGGAGACACAGCAGGTGAACACTGGCTGGGAAACGAGTACATCTCTCTACTGACCAATGAACAGCCGTATATCCTCCGCGCTGATCTCATGGACTGGGAGGGAAACTCAGCTTTCTCCCAGTATGACCAGTTCTCTCTCAGCAGTGAAGCACAGAATTACag GATACACCTTAAAGGTTACAGTGGAACAGCAGGCAAAATCAGTAGCCTTGGTCAGCCAGGAAGTGATTTTAGCACAAAGGATGCAGACAATGACAAATGTGTTTGCAAATGCTCTCAACTGACCTCAGGAG GCTGGTGGTTCGACGCCTGCGGCCCCTCCAACCTCAACGGAGTGTATTACCAGCTGGGACAGAACACTAATCGCTTCAATGGGATAAAATGGTACTATTGGAAAGGCTCAGGCTACTCACTGAAAGCCACTACAATGATGATGAGACCAGCAGACTTCTGA
- the agpat5 gene encoding 1-acyl-sn-glycerol-3-phosphate acyltransferase epsilon produces the protein MLLSLVVHVHSLRYWIPAAVMLGTAPTYLLSWGVWRALSLVIPARRYHAVDDYLYSYYQSMVLFFFENYTGVEIIIYGNIPKNKENVVYLANHQSTADWIIADMLAIRQNALGHVRYVLKDGLKWLPLYGWYFSQHGGVYVKRSARFNERAMRKKLLSQTELGAPMYLVIFPEGTRYNPELKKVINDSQAFAAKEGLAVLKHVLTPRMKASHVAIDAMRNHLDAVYDITVAYEGTLTPGGQRKPAPSMPEFLCKECPRVHIYFERVDIQEIPPEPIFFRRWLHERFEIKDRLLTSFYESEESQEKCRFPGEGGKSSLRLRETLPSMMILSGVTVLMLLNERGRKFYLRTWICGTLLGWIWVNVSP, from the exons ATGTTACTGTCTCTGGTTGTGCACGTGCACTCGTTGAGGTACTGGATTCCAGCGGCTGTTATGTTAGGCACCGCTCCGACTTACTTACTCTCATGGGGTGTGTGGCGAGCACTATCCTTGGTCATACCAGCCAGGCGGTACCACGCGGTGGACGACTATCTATATTCTTACTACCAGAGTATGGTCCTCTTCTTTTTTGAAAATTACACAGGGGTTGAG ATCATTATATATGGCAAcataccaaaaaacaaagagaatgtaGTCTACCTTGCCAACCATCAGTCCACAG CGGACTGGATCATCGCCGATATGCTGGCCATACGTCAGAACGCGCTTGGCCACGTGAGATACGTCTTAAAGGATGGCCTGAAGTGGCTTCCCCTGTATGGATGGTATTTTTCTCAG CATGGGGGTGTTTATGTAAAGAGAAGTGCCAGGTTCAATGAAAGGGCCATGAGAAAGAAGCTCCTTTCTCAGACAGAGTTGGGCGCACCA ATGTATCTTGTCATTTTCCCAGAGGGAACCCGATACAACCCTGAACTCAAAAAAGTGATAAACGACAGTCAGGCATTTGCTGCTAAAGAAG GGCTAGCTGTGCTGAAACATGTCCTGACCCCGAGAATGAAAGCCTCCCATGTAGCTATAGACGCCATGAGGAACCACCTGGATGCggtttatgacatcactgtggcGTACGAGGGAACCCTGACCCCAGGTGGCCAAAGGAAACCAGCCCCTTCAATGCCAG AATTCCTGTGTAAGGAATGCCCCAGAGTTCACATTTACTTTGAACGTGTGGACATCCAGGAGATTCCTCCCGAGCCCATCTTTTTCCGCAGGTGGTTGCATGAACGGTTTGAGATCAAGGATAG GCTGCTGACCTCCTTCTATGAATCTGAGGAGTCGCAGGAGAAGTGCAGGTTTCCTGGAGAGGGTGGAAAGTCCTCTCTCCGCCTCAGAGAGACCTTGCCCTCAATGATGATTCTCAGCGGTGTGACTGTTCTGATGCTGCTAAATGAGAGAGGTAGAAAATTCTACCTTAGAACTTGGATCTGTGGAACTCTCTTAGGATGGATATGGGTCAATGTGAGCCCCTAA